Proteins co-encoded in one Corynebacterium tuberculostearicum genomic window:
- a CDS encoding rhodanese-like domain-containing protein: protein MKNVQPVEVPEGAQLIDVRENDEWAVERAKGATHIPMGEITGRIQEIDPDKDIYVICHAGGRSMQVCQYLEHALGWDTINVEGGTDNWKASGLPIETD, encoded by the coding sequence ATGAAAAACGTTCAACCAGTTGAAGTACCAGAAGGCGCACAGCTCATTGATGTCCGCGAGAATGACGAGTGGGCGGTGGAGCGCGCAAAGGGCGCGACCCACATCCCAATGGGCGAGATTACGGGTCGCATCCAGGAAATCGATCCGGACAAGGATATCTATGTCATTTGCCACGCGGGAGGCCGCAGCATGCAGGTATGCCAGTATTTAGAGCATGCGCTGGGCTGGGACACCATCAATGTGGAGGGCGGCACGGATAATTGGAAGGCTTCCGGACTTCCCATCGAAACAGATTAA
- a CDS encoding MarR family winged helix-turn-helix transcriptional regulator, with translation MSSTNNSVIPTTLLESPSFQLERLRRRTRDGVEAALQTKQTTLREYWVLTCLVDADAASQSYLSETLAIDASDMVRLIDALEDRGWAKRERDPKDRRRQIVASTKKGTKVHKDLAELVATAEDEALDESTNKQLKHLRKLAKSIIAADEEEA, from the coding sequence ATGTCTTCCACGAATAATTCTGTAATCCCAACGACCCTGCTCGAATCCCCGTCGTTCCAGTTGGAGCGCCTCCGCCGCCGCACCCGCGATGGTGTCGAGGCCGCCCTGCAGACTAAGCAGACGACGCTGCGCGAGTACTGGGTCCTGACCTGCCTAGTGGACGCGGATGCTGCGTCGCAGTCCTATCTGTCCGAGACCCTGGCCATTGATGCCTCTGACATGGTGCGTCTTATCGACGCCCTCGAGGACCGCGGCTGGGCCAAGCGCGAGCGAGACCCGAAGGATCGCCGCCGCCAGATCGTCGCGTCCACCAAGAAGGGCACAAAGGTCCACAAGGACTTGGCGGAGCTTGTCGCCACCGCCGAGGACGAGGCTCTGGATGAGTCCACCAATAAGCAGCTCAAGCACCTGCGTAAGTTGGCCAAGTCCATCATTGCCGCGGACGAAGAAGAGGCGTAA